Sequence from the Burkholderia cepacia genome:
TCGTCACGAATCCCCCCATGCATGAGCGGAAGGGCGCCTTCGATTGATGCGCATAAACTCCGCGGGCTGTTGCCACACGGTGATTCCGTTATACGTCGATGCGTTGCTCGCATCGTGCCGATTGGCCTGGCAATGACCTGACCACCGTTCGCCCCGCCATTCACATACCGTGGAGCGACAAAACCATGCGGACATCTTCATGCGCCAACCCGGCACGCGCGCCAGCTCCGGCCGCCATCGGGGCATCGGTTTATGCGCATAAACCGATAGCCCGAATGGCCAATGCGTAGTTGTCGAACGACAATTTCATTGAAATTCAAATATCGTCCTGTAGAATTCCAACGACCAAAATAGGAGTGAAAATTGGCCGCGGAAATCATTGCAGTCACTCAACAAAAAGGTGGCGTCGGCAAAAGCACGATTGCCATGCACCTCGGTGCCGCGTTCCATGAAAAAGGGAAGCGCGTCCTCGTCATCGACGCCGACCGTCAAAACACGCTGGTTCACTGGTCGAGCGCATCCGGCGACAGTGAAAACGGCATCCCGTTTCCGGTCGTCAACCTTGCCGAAGCCGATGGCCAGATCCATCGCGAGATCAAGAAGTTCATCAACGACTACGACATCATCGTCGTGGACTGCCCGCCGTCGATCACCGAGAAGGTATCGGGCGTCGTCCTGCTGGCCGCATCGATTGCCGTGATTCCGACGTCGTCGTCGCCGGCTGATTACTGGTCGAGCGTCGGGTTGGTCAAACTGATCCAGCAGGCGCAGGTCATGAACGAAGACCTCCGCGCAGTCTTCCTGCTGAACAAGACCGAAGAGAAGCGCATGCTGACCCGCGAGCTCAAGCGCGCACTCGAGGAACTCGGCTTCCCGTTGCTGAAAACGCAGATCCCGACCCGGGAGGCGTACAAGCAGGCGATGGCGCTCGGTCAGACCGTGCTGCAGATGAACGATCGTGGCGGCAAGCTGGCCGCCACGGAAATTCGCGCATGCGCCGACGAAATCGTCGCCATGCTGCCCTGACTTTATGCGCACAAAGGAGTCACATGAAACCCTCCCAATTTGCCAAAGGATTCCAAGCGCGCCCGGATATCACGACGAGCGAGAAGCGCACGGCGCTCGATCGACTCAATGCG
This genomic interval carries:
- the parA gene encoding ParA family partition ATPase, with the translated sequence MAAEIIAVTQQKGGVGKSTIAMHLGAAFHEKGKRVLVIDADRQNTLVHWSSASGDSENGIPFPVVNLAEADGQIHREIKKFINDYDIIVVDCPPSITEKVSGVVLLAASIAVIPTSSSPADYWSSVGLVKLIQQAQVMNEDLRAVFLLNKTEEKRMLTRELKRALEELGFPLLKTQIPTREAYKQAMALGQTVLQMNDRGGKLAATEIRACADEIVAMLP